A part of Mucilaginibacter defluvii genomic DNA contains:
- a CDS encoding S8 family serine peptidase produces MKRLLQAIVYCLIFVCFTGEVFAQRKLVNDVQKRNLEDFSKQLSASFTASKQRALSLAASKNWITRKITPGGRVIVLQGVNSLGFPRFLRTSNTEAAAATRTNAVQPGGELDLDLSGSANILVDELAIWDGGTVFRGHQEFSGKNITIAANQTGAIEHTTHVAGTLVSRGANPLAKGMAFNATTLRSFDFDNDVSEISNNAAGLLISNHSYGDIAGWDFDGGRWTWYGLPGDSEDYLFGFYDERAQAWDKIAFEAPYYLIVESAGNSHAYTGPSVGSTYYGYESRTDQTIVEKGPRPEGISDNDGYDVVSTTGNAKNILTVGSVNQLPNGPQSAAGVRVSSFSSWGPTDDGRIKPDIMGMGSGVLSTSANGANLYSTLSGTSMASPNVAGSILLLQEYYARLHSDSVMRSATLKGLVCHTAFDAGNAGPDYIYGWGVLDMRKAAQTITDNGTLSYIHEATLQQAQVSNYQITANNNGPLWATICWTDQEGTVAAVGTLNNRTPKLVNDLDVRISSSTGVVNPWVLDPENPASAATRSDNVVDNVEQVYIPTAVAGQTYTITVSNKGILRNGKQDYSIIVSGGRLTGTTATSPGEGLTVFPVPASDFVTALLNIKAAGTLRVQLIDMSGRIVYNKTQNVQEGTFNTQIAVNNLASGTYVLRMIAGSQVESKKVLVVRAN; encoded by the coding sequence ATGAAACGTTTGTTGCAGGCGATAGTTTATTGCTTAATATTTGTTTGCTTTACCGGTGAGGTATTTGCACAACGTAAACTGGTAAATGATGTGCAAAAACGCAATCTGGAAGATTTTTCCAAGCAGTTGTCAGCGAGCTTTACTGCCAGCAAGCAGCGGGCGTTGTCGCTTGCGGCATCAAAAAACTGGATAACCCGCAAAATTACACCCGGCGGGCGGGTAATTGTATTGCAAGGCGTAAACAGCCTGGGATTTCCGCGTTTTTTACGTACCAGCAATACCGAGGCCGCGGCAGCTACACGCACAAACGCGGTACAGCCGGGCGGAGAGCTCGATCTTGACCTATCAGGCTCGGCCAATATACTGGTAGATGAACTTGCCATTTGGGATGGCGGAACGGTATTTCGAGGGCACCAGGAATTCTCAGGCAAGAATATCACCATTGCCGCAAACCAAACCGGCGCTATTGAACATACCACCCACGTTGCCGGAACGCTGGTATCACGCGGCGCAAATCCATTGGCCAAAGGCATGGCCTTCAACGCTACCACGCTGCGATCATTTGATTTTGACAACGATGTATCAGAGATCAGTAATAATGCCGCGGGGTTGCTCATTTCAAACCACTCGTATGGTGATATTGCCGGTTGGGATTTTGATGGCGGCAGGTGGACCTGGTACGGCTTACCGGGCGACAGCGAGGATTACTTATTTGGTTTTTATGACGAACGCGCCCAAGCCTGGGATAAGATAGCTTTTGAGGCGCCATATTATCTGATTGTTGAATCAGCTGGTAATAGCCATGCATATACCGGCCCATCGGTAGGCTCAACCTATTACGGTTACGAGAGCCGCACAGATCAAACCATTGTTGAAAAGGGGCCTCGCCCCGAGGGCATCAGTGATAATGATGGGTATGATGTGGTATCAACCACCGGCAATGCTAAAAACATTTTAACCGTTGGCTCAGTAAACCAGCTGCCAAACGGACCTCAAAGTGCCGCGGGTGTCAGGGTATCGAGTTTTAGCAGTTGGGGCCCTACGGATGACGGGCGCATTAAGCCCGATATTATGGGTATGGGCTCAGGCGTGCTTTCAACATCTGCTAACGGCGCCAATTTATACAGTACTTTATCGGGCACCTCGATGGCATCGCCGAATGTGGCGGGTTCAATTTTGCTATTGCAGGAGTATTACGCCCGTTTACACAGCGACAGCGTAATGCGCTCGGCAACGTTAAAAGGGCTGGTTTGCCACACTGCTTTTGACGCCGGCAACGCTGGGCCGGATTACATATACGGATGGGGTGTGCTTGATATGCGCAAAGCCGCGCAAACCATAACCGATAACGGCACCTTAAGCTATATACACGAAGCTACCTTACAGCAGGCACAGGTATCCAATTATCAAATTACAGCCAACAACAATGGCCCACTGTGGGCAACCATCTGCTGGACAGACCAGGAAGGTACCGTAGCAGCCGTTGGCACGTTAAATAACCGCACGCCTAAACTGGTTAATGATCTTGATGTACGCATCAGCAGCAGTACCGGTGTGGTAAACCCCTGGGTGCTCGATCCGGAAAACCCGGCATCCGCGGCTACGCGTAGCGATAACGTGGTTGACAACGTTGAACAAGTTTATATCCCTACGGCGGTTGCCGGTCAAACCTATACGATAACGGTATCAAACAAAGGTATACTGCGCAATGGTAAACAGGATTATTCGATCATCGTGTCGGGCGGGCGCCTCACCGGAACAACGGCCACAAGCCCCGGCGAAGGTTTAACAGTTTTCCCGGTACCGGCCAGTGATTTTGTAACCGCTTTGCTTAACATTAAAGCCGCGGGTACCTTACGCGTGCAATTGATTGATATGAGCGGACGGATAGTATACAATAAAACCCAAAACGTGCAGGAAGGTACCTTTAACACCCAGATAGCCGTAAACAACCTGGCATCGGGTACATACGTACTACGCATGATAGCCGGAAGCCAGGTTGAATCAAAGAAGGTTTTAGTAGTAAGGGCTAATTAA
- a CDS encoding DEAD/DEAH box helicase — MNPFIQLGIRHDIVNAITELGFENPTPIQEQSIPVLLTGSNDFVGLAQTGTGKTAAFGLPLLELLDFDENYPQALVLCPTRELCLQITNDIKNYAKNVKNVNVVAVYGGASISDQLRQIKRGVQIVVATPGRMLDIINRKAIDFSQVKYVVLDEADEMLNMGFQEDIDSILSTTPDDKKTWLFSATMPSEVRRIAKKYMTDPFELTMGTKNTGNANIDHEYYVVRARDKYAAFKRIVDFNPEIFGIVFCRTKIETQEIAEALIKDGYNADSLHGDLSQQQRDKVMKRYRERSLQLLIATDVAARGIDVNDVTHVINYSLPDEIENYTHRSGRTARAGKTGVSIAIIHGKELGKIRQIERVIGKKFVKAEIPTGFDVCEKQLFALVHKVHNVEVNEQQIEQYIPRIMAEFEDLSKEEIIKRFASLEFNRFLDYYKNAPDLNAAFEDRPARDGDKFSRTGMRSDFTRLFINLGSVDEFNRGDLLGYICNNTKISGRTVGKIDVKGVYSFFEVDNADVDKVFEGFKNVDFNGRDVRIELAGESSGNDRRSGGGGYKKREGGFRERGGERRDGGSRSGGGFRDFSGKRREDRTERRKRY; from the coding sequence ATGAACCCATTTATTCAACTGGGAATCCGTCATGATATTGTTAATGCCATCACTGAGTTAGGATTTGAAAATCCTACGCCAATCCAGGAACAGTCAATTCCGGTATTGTTAACAGGCAGCAACGATTTTGTCGGATTAGCCCAAACCGGGACCGGTAAAACTGCTGCTTTTGGCTTGCCATTATTAGAGTTACTGGACTTCGACGAAAACTATCCGCAAGCGCTTGTTTTATGCCCAACTCGTGAGCTTTGTTTACAAATTACTAACGACATTAAAAACTACGCAAAAAACGTTAAAAACGTTAATGTGGTAGCGGTTTATGGCGGTGCAAGTATTTCTGACCAGTTACGTCAGATTAAACGCGGTGTGCAGATTGTTGTTGCTACACCTGGCCGTATGCTTGACATTATTAACCGTAAGGCGATTGACTTTTCGCAGGTTAAATATGTAGTGCTGGATGAAGCTGATGAAATGCTCAATATGGGCTTTCAGGAAGACATTGACAGTATATTATCGACCACGCCGGACGATAAAAAAACATGGCTGTTTTCAGCTACCATGCCTTCTGAGGTTAGAAGGATTGCAAAAAAATACATGACCGATCCGTTTGAGCTTACCATGGGTACCAAAAATACCGGTAATGCCAACATCGACCATGAGTACTATGTAGTACGTGCCCGCGACAAATATGCCGCGTTTAAACGTATTGTTGATTTTAACCCGGAGATTTTCGGCATCGTATTTTGCCGTACCAAAATTGAAACGCAGGAAATTGCCGAAGCCCTGATAAAAGACGGTTACAATGCCGACTCTTTACACGGCGATCTTTCGCAACAACAACGTGACAAGGTAATGAAACGCTACCGCGAGCGCAGCCTTCAATTACTGATTGCTACTGACGTTGCCGCACGCGGTATTGATGTTAATGATGTTACACACGTTATTAACTACTCATTACCTGACGAGATTGAGAACTATACTCACCGTAGCGGCCGTACAGCCCGTGCCGGTAAAACAGGCGTGTCTATCGCTATCATCCACGGTAAAGAATTGGGTAAAATACGCCAGATTGAGCGTGTTATCGGTAAAAAGTTTGTAAAAGCTGAAATACCAACCGGTTTTGATGTTTGCGAAAAGCAATTATTTGCCCTGGTGCATAAGGTACATAATGTTGAAGTGAATGAGCAGCAAATTGAGCAGTACATTCCGCGCATTATGGCTGAGTTTGAAGATTTGAGCAAAGAAGAGATCATCAAACGTTTTGCTTCATTGGAGTTTAACCGCTTCCTGGACTACTATAAAAATGCCCCTGACCTGAATGCCGCGTTTGAAGACAGGCCTGCAAGGGATGGTGATAAATTTAGCCGTACCGGTATGCGTTCAGACTTTACCCGTCTGTTCATCAACCTGGGCTCGGTAGATGAGTTTAACCGTGGCGATCTGTTAGGTTATATCTGTAACAATACCAAGATCAGCGGCCGCACCGTAGGTAAAATCGACGTTAAAGGCGTTTACTCATTTTTTGAAGTAGACAACGCCGATGTGGATAAAGTATTCGAAGGCTTTAAAAACGTTGACTTTAATGGCCGCGACGTACGTATTGAATTAGCGGGCGAAAGCAGCGGTAACGATCGCCGTTCAGGCGGTGGCGGTTACAAAAAACGCGAAGGCGGTTTCCGTGAGCGTGGTGGCGAACGCCGTGACGGTGGTTCAAGAAGTGGCGGTGGTTTCCGTGATTTCTCGGGCAAACGCCGCGAAGACCGTACCGAGCGCCGTAAACGCTATTAA
- a CDS encoding NAD-dependent epimerase/dehydratase family protein, with protein sequence MTEMILVIGANGQIGTELVTTLRAKYGHSQVVASDLHPPKNAGSNGPFEQASVTDAAAVRAIFEKYKPTQVYLLAAILSAAGEQKPKLAWDLNMNGLLNVLDLAVEFKVAKVFWPSSIAVFGPNSPKQNTPQYCVMDPNSVYGFSKLAGERWCEYYFEKYGLDVRSIRYPGLIGWKAAPGGGTTDYAVHIFHEALAKGEYQSFLSADTELPMMHMDDAIRATVSLMEAPAKSLTIRSSYNLAGVSFTPEQLNEEIKKHIPDFKLSYSDNDPRQAIADSWPKSIDDSQAQKDWGWKAEFDLPKLVEDMLLNLRKIK encoded by the coding sequence ATGACCGAAATGATTTTAGTAATCGGCGCCAACGGGCAAATTGGCACCGAACTGGTAACTACTTTACGTGCAAAATATGGCCATAGCCAGGTTGTAGCGTCTGACCTTCATCCGCCAAAGAATGCCGGCAGCAACGGCCCCTTTGAGCAAGCAAGCGTAACAGATGCCGCTGCCGTGCGTGCTATATTTGAAAAGTACAAACCAACCCAAGTTTATTTGCTGGCTGCCATACTGTCGGCGGCGGGCGAGCAAAAGCCCAAGCTTGCCTGGGATTTGAACATGAATGGTTTGCTGAATGTGCTTGATCTGGCAGTAGAATTTAAGGTAGCCAAAGTTTTTTGGCCAAGCTCTATCGCCGTGTTTGGGCCAAACTCACCAAAGCAAAATACACCGCAATATTGCGTAATGGACCCGAACAGCGTTTATGGTTTCAGCAAGCTGGCCGGCGAGCGCTGGTGCGAGTACTATTTTGAAAAATATGGTTTAGATGTACGCAGCATCCGTTACCCGGGTTTAATAGGCTGGAAAGCCGCACCGGGCGGCGGTACTACTGATTATGCTGTGCATATATTTCATGAGGCACTGGCTAAAGGCGAATATCAAAGCTTCCTTTCGGCAGATACCGAATTACCGATGATGCACATGGACGATGCCATTCGCGCTACCGTCAGCTTGATGGAAGCCCCCGCCAAGAGCCTGACCATTCGCTCTTCATACAACCTCGCCGGTGTAAGCTTTACCCCGGAGCAATTAAATGAGGAAATAAAAAAACATATTCCGGACTTTAAATTATCCTATTCAGATAACGATCCGCGCCAGGCCATTGCCGATAGCTGGCCAAAATCAATTGATGACAGCCAGGCGCAAAAAGACTGGGGCTGGAAAGCTGAGTTTGACCTGCCAAAATTGGTTGAAGATATGTTACTGAATTTGAGGAAAATAAAATAA
- a CDS encoding aspartate-semialdehyde dehydrogenase, whose amino-acid sequence MKVAVVGATGLVGTKMLQVLDERNFPVTELIPVASEKSVGKEITFKGKQYKVVSVEDAIKQKPDLALFSAGGSTSLAQAPLFAEAGITVVDNSSAWRMDPTKKLVVPEVNADTLTAEDKIIANPNCSTIQMVVALKPLHDKYKIKRVVVSTYQSVTGTGVKAVDQLFNERNGVEGPMAYPYTIDLNVIPQIDVFTENGYTKEEMKMILETKKIMGDDSIKVTATTVRIPVMGGHSESVNIEFVNDFDLAEVRELLAAAPGVVVVDDTANLKYPMPLDAHDKDEVFVGRIRRDETQDNTLNCWIVSDNLRKGAATNAVQIAEYLAAKNLIGSAVEA is encoded by the coding sequence ATGAAAGTCGCAGTAGTAGGTGCCACTGGCTTGGTGGGCACTAAAATGTTGCAGGTTCTTGACGAACGCAACTTCCCGGTAACAGAATTAATCCCCGTAGCTTCAGAAAAAAGTGTTGGTAAAGAAATCACTTTTAAGGGTAAGCAGTATAAGGTGGTTTCTGTTGAGGATGCGATTAAACAGAAGCCGGATCTTGCTTTATTTTCAGCAGGCGGCAGCACATCATTGGCTCAGGCACCTTTGTTTGCCGAGGCTGGTATTACGGTAGTTGATAACTCATCAGCATGGCGTATGGACCCAACTAAGAAACTGGTTGTACCCGAGGTTAATGCCGATACATTGACCGCTGAAGATAAAATTATAGCTAACCCGAATTGCTCAACCATACAAATGGTAGTGGCCTTAAAACCACTGCACGATAAATATAAAATTAAACGCGTAGTGGTATCAACCTACCAATCGGTAACCGGTACCGGTGTTAAGGCGGTTGACCAGTTGTTTAACGAGCGCAATGGCGTTGAAGGCCCGATGGCATATCCGTATACTATTGATCTTAACGTGATCCCGCAGATTGACGTATTTACCGAGAACGGTTATACCAAAGAGGAGATGAAAATGATCCTCGAAACTAAAAAGATAATGGGGGATGACAGCATTAAGGTAACCGCTACCACGGTACGCATCCCGGTTATGGGCGGTCACTCAGAGTCAGTAAACATTGAGTTTGTGAATGATTTTGACTTGGCCGAAGTACGTGAGCTGTTAGCCGCTGCCCCGGGTGTGGTTGTGGTTGATGATACCGCCAACCTGAAATACCCCATGCCGCTTGACGCGCATGATAAGGACGAGGTTTTTGTAGGCCGCATCCGTCGTGACGAAACGCAGGACAATACTTTGAACTGCTGGATCGTATCAGACAATCTGCGCAAGGGCGCGGCTACCAATGCCGTGCAGATAGCGGAGTATTTAGCTGCCAAGAATTTGATTGGAAGCGCTGTAGAGGCGTAA
- a CDS encoding phytanoyl-CoA dioxygenase: MNNVLSKQQTDNFINHGYIRIDDAFSKTTADAAVDILWNDIPFDRNSPNTWTEPVVRLGMYSQKPFTDSVNTPLLYKIFDELVGPDRWLPCRSVGTFPVRFPSNKEPNDTGMHVDVSFPGAEPANYFEWRSNIYSKGRALLMLVLYSDVAETDAPTLLLEGSHLNVARMLQPNGDEGLSFMEIANRLDTLPMLPVVKATGNAGAIYLCHPFMVHAAQVHYGRTPKFMAQPPLLLRGRFEVYSTNNPMPVELAIQKALSI; encoded by the coding sequence ATGAACAACGTACTAAGCAAACAACAGACAGACAATTTTATTAACCATGGATATATTCGTATTGACGACGCTTTCTCAAAAACAACTGCCGATGCGGCGGTTGATATTTTGTGGAATGATATTCCGTTTGACAGAAACTCGCCAAACACCTGGACTGAGCCGGTTGTCCGGCTCGGCATGTATAGCCAAAAACCTTTTACCGACTCAGTAAACACCCCGCTTCTATACAAAATATTTGATGAGTTGGTTGGCCCGGACAGATGGCTGCCCTGCCGTAGCGTAGGTACATTTCCAGTGCGGTTTCCATCAAACAAAGAGCCGAATGACACAGGCATGCATGTTGATGTTAGCTTTCCGGGTGCAGAACCGGCTAACTATTTTGAATGGCGATCAAACATTTACTCAAAAGGTAGGGCGTTGCTAATGCTTGTGCTTTACTCTGACGTGGCTGAAACCGATGCGCCTACACTATTACTCGAGGGCTCGCACCTTAATGTTGCGAGAATGCTGCAACCTAATGGTGATGAAGGTCTTAGCTTTATGGAAATAGCCAACCGGCTGGATACTTTACCGATGCTACCGGTAGTGAAGGCTACGGGCAACGCAGGTGCAATTTATTTATGCCACCCTTTTATGGTACACGCCGCGCAAGTGCATTACGGGCGCACTCCAAAATTTATGGCACAGCCCCCTTTATTGTTGCGTGGCAGGTTTGAGGTTTATAGTACCAATAATCCAATGCCGGTTGAGTTGGCAATACAAAAGGCGTTGTCAATTTGA
- a CDS encoding type 1 glutamine amidotransferase domain-containing protein: MAKLSNRKVAILTEEGFEQVELTSPKEALEAAGAVVHIISPKSGKIKAWNHTDWGVEVNVDVELSNASPDDYDALVLPGGVLNPDKLRLNKEAVAFASAFLDEGKPVAAICHGPQLLIETGMIKGRTLTSYPSLETDLKNAGAEWVDQEVVTDKGLVTSRTPDDLEAFNRKTIEEIAEGIHEDAVQS; encoded by the coding sequence ATGGCAAAGTTAAGCAATCGTAAGGTGGCTATCCTTACTGAAGAAGGTTTTGAGCAGGTGGAGTTAACCAGCCCTAAAGAAGCGTTGGAGGCAGCGGGCGCCGTAGTGCACATTATATCACCAAAAAGCGGCAAGATTAAAGCATGGAACCACACCGATTGGGGTGTTGAAGTAAACGTTGATGTGGAACTGAGCAATGCCAGTCCGGATGACTACGACGCGTTAGTACTGCCGGGCGGTGTTTTGAACCCGGATAAGTTGCGCCTGAACAAGGAAGCGGTGGCGTTTGCATCGGCTTTTCTGGATGAAGGCAAGCCGGTAGCGGCTATCTGCCATGGCCCGCAACTACTGATTGAGACGGGCATGATCAAGGGCCGTACGCTAACGTCATACCCATCGTTGGAAACTGATTTGAAGAACGCCGGTGCAGAGTGGGTAGATCAGGAAGTAGTGACCGACAAAGGTTTGGTTACCAGCCGTACACCTGATGACTTGGAAGCCTTTAATCGCAAAACGATTGAAGAAATAGCAGAAGGCATACATGAGGATGCGGTGCAGAGCTAA
- a CDS encoding DUF2157 domain-containing protein → MPKLNLDKQESEFLNSTIAHWEKEGLLDNTHAQKLRSSYEVKGFDWMRLAKYSFWIALACGVIAIGSLIINDAVIEWLQQLYYTPDIVISIIAGIAAALFYYHGRRRERLFPEQVFSNEALIFTGVLFTACCIAYLGKTFDNGSGHYSLLFLLSVFIYGFLAWRMDSSLIWLFALISLGSWFGTETGYQTRWANYFLGMNYPLRFVAFGTVLVTVVYLLRSKKWFERFWELTYIVGLLYLFLSLWMLSIFGNYGSMDAWYQIKQISLYYWGIISAVIAGGFLWLGLKTKDAIAREFGITFLLIFIYTKYVEYLWDHIDHTIFFAILGLSFWLIGRKAERIWNIRSADDKKHDGVINA, encoded by the coding sequence ATGCCCAAATTAAACCTTGATAAACAGGAAAGTGAGTTCTTAAACAGCACCATCGCCCATTGGGAAAAGGAAGGACTGCTGGATAATACCCACGCCCAAAAACTCCGTTCATCATACGAGGTTAAGGGATTTGACTGGATGCGCCTGGCCAAATATTCCTTCTGGATAGCGTTGGCCTGTGGTGTTATCGCCATTGGGTCGCTTATAATAAATGATGCGGTAATTGAATGGCTGCAGCAACTCTATTACACCCCGGATATTGTTATCAGCATAATTGCCGGCATTGCCGCTGCCTTGTTTTATTACCATGGCCGCAGGCGCGAGCGTTTATTTCCCGAACAGGTTTTTAGTAACGAAGCGCTGATATTTACCGGCGTACTTTTTACGGCATGCTGCATAGCCTACCTGGGCAAAACATTTGATAATGGTTCGGGGCATTATTCGCTGCTCTTCCTGCTATCCGTATTTATCTACGGCTTTTTAGCCTGGCGAATGGATTCCAGCCTGATATGGCTGTTCGCGCTCATATCGCTGGGTAGCTGGTTTGGCACCGAAACGGGTTATCAAACCCGCTGGGCCAATTACTTTTTGGGGATGAATTACCCGCTACGCTTTGTAGCATTTGGTACAGTACTGGTAACGGTTGTTTACCTGCTCCGTTCAAAAAAATGGTTCGAAAGGTTTTGGGAACTTACTTACATAGTCGGCCTGCTTTACCTGTTTCTTTCCCTGTGGATGCTGAGCATATTCGGCAACTATGGCAGTATGGATGCCTGGTACCAAATCAAACAGATCAGTCTTTATTATTGGGGTATTATTTCGGCTGTTATCGCAGGTGGCTTTTTATGGTTGGGCCTTAAAACCAAGGATGCCATTGCCCGAGAGTTCGGCATCACTTTTTTACTAATATTCATTTACACCAAATATGTGGAGTACCTGTGGGATCATATCGATCACACCATATTCTTTGCCATACTCGGGCTTTCTTTCTGGCTCATTGGCCGTAAAGCCGAGCGTATCTGGAACATCCGCAGCGCCGACGATAAAAAGCATGATGGCGTAATAAACGCATAA
- a CDS encoding bifunctional riboflavin kinase/FAD synthetase: MKIYHHIDEFTAIKNAVVTIGTFDGVHIGHRKIIAGIKELAAASGGETVILTFFPHPRMILHPEDEALKLINTIQEKAELLEQLGIDHLIITPFSRDFSNQSAEEYIRDILVDKIGTRKIVIGYDHRFGKDRQGSLADLLRLGPLYGFDVEEIPEQDIDDIAVSSTRIRNALLNNDIEHANSFLGYPFFITGKVMRGDQIGRKIGYPTANILIEEHYKLIPADGIFAVKVKLKDQEYKGMAYIGQRPTINGITRNIEVNIFDFNTEIYGEQLRMDFYHYVRGDVKFASLDELTAQLAKDREAVLKLLA; this comes from the coding sequence ATGAAGATCTATCATCATATAGATGAATTTACCGCCATTAAAAACGCCGTGGTTACCATTGGCACCTTTGATGGTGTACATATAGGCCATCGTAAAATAATAGCCGGGATAAAAGAACTGGCTGCCGCATCGGGTGGCGAAACAGTGATACTGACTTTCTTCCCGCATCCACGGATGATATTGCACCCGGAAGACGAAGCACTAAAGCTGATTAATACCATTCAGGAAAAAGCTGAACTGCTGGAGCAATTGGGAATCGACCACCTGATCATCACCCCGTTCTCGCGCGATTTCTCTAATCAATCTGCCGAGGAATACATACGGGATATACTGGTGGATAAAATAGGCACGCGCAAGATTGTGATCGGCTATGACCACCGTTTTGGCAAGGACCGCCAGGGTAGTTTGGCTGATCTGCTGCGTTTAGGCCCGCTGTATGGTTTTGATGTGGAAGAAATACCGGAGCAGGATATTGATGATATTGCCGTAAGCTCAACCCGCATACGCAATGCGCTGTTGAATAATGATATTGAACATGCCAATTCATTTTTAGGCTATCCGTTTTTTATAACCGGCAAGGTAATGCGCGGTGACCAGATAGGGCGCAAGATAGGCTATCCAACGGCAAATATCCTGATAGAAGAACACTATAAACTGATACCGGCCGATGGTATTTTCGCTGTTAAGGTAAAACTGAAAGATCAGGAATACAAAGGCATGGCTTATATAGGCCAGCGCCCAACCATTAATGGTATCACCCGTAATATTGAAGTTAATATATTTGATTTTAATACCGAGATATACGGCGAGCAGCTACGAATGGACTTTTACCATTACGTACGGGGCGATGTTAAATTCGCTTCGCTTGATGAACTGACAGCGCAGTTGGCTAAAGATCGGGAAGCGGTGTTAAAACTGCTTGCTTAA
- the truB gene encoding tRNA pseudouridine(55) synthase TruB: MKENYNHISEFAEGELLLINKPYKWTSFDVVGKLRNAFKPLKLKVGHAGTLDPLATGLLIICTGKMTKQIDTFQAEEKEYTGTMILGATTPSYDMETEIDQTFNISDISAKDMQAALGQFIGTIQQYPPAHSAIKIDGERLYEKARRGEEVERRAREITIAEFELTRIELPEVDFRVVCSKGTYIRSLVHDFGAALGNGAYLSRLRRTRSGNFKIEDAREVMKMVNIIRDLKVVNETE, translated from the coding sequence GTGAAAGAGAACTACAATCATATAAGTGAATTTGCCGAAGGCGAGCTGTTGCTCATCAACAAACCCTATAAATGGACGAGTTTTGACGTGGTGGGCAAACTGCGCAATGCCTTTAAACCCCTAAAACTTAAAGTGGGCCATGCCGGCACGCTCGATCCGCTGGCCACGGGGCTGCTTATCATCTGCACCGGTAAAATGACCAAGCAGATCGACACCTTTCAGGCCGAGGAAAAGGAATATACCGGTACCATGATACTGGGTGCTACCACCCCATCATACGATATGGAGACCGAAATTGACCAGACTTTCAACATCAGCGATATCTCCGCTAAAGATATGCAGGCCGCTTTAGGGCAATTTATCGGCACCATACAGCAATATCCGCCCGCGCACTCGGCCATTAAAATTGACGGGGAACGCCTGTACGAAAAGGCGCGCCGAGGCGAGGAGGTTGAACGCCGCGCCCGTGAGATAACTATTGCCGAATTTGAGCTTACCCGCATAGAGCTGCCCGAAGTTGATTTCAGGGTAGTATGCAGCAAGGGTACCTACATCCGCTCGCTGGTGCACGATTTTGGCGCCGCCCTGGGCAATGGCGCCTACCTGTCGCGCCTGCGCCGTACCCGCAGCGGTAATTTTAAAATAGAGGATGCCCGTGAGGTGATGAAAATGGTGAATATTATCAGGGATTTGAAAGTTGTAAATGAAACTGAATGA
- a CDS encoding undecaprenyl-diphosphate phosphatase — translation MSIIQAIILAIVEGLTEFLPISSTGHMVLTSAAMGIGNDDFVKLYEVAIQLGAILAVVVLFWKKFFKFFEWSFYIKLAIAVIPALVFGKLLNDFIDENLGNPIFIAIVMFFGGIVLLFVDKWFKNPEIFDEKEVNIRKGFFIGCYQVLAIVFPGLSRSAATIIGGMQQKLSRKAAAEFSFFLAVPTMIAATGYKLLSGYQLINASTIKLLLIGNIVAFIVAIIAIKTFITFLEKRGFRLFGWYRIVLGALIITLYLAKVPLSFN, via the coding sequence ATGAGTATAATACAGGCCATTATTTTGGCAATTGTTGAAGGCCTTACCGAATTTTTGCCAATATCATCAACCGGCCACATGGTACTAACCAGTGCAGCAATGGGCATTGGTAACGATGATTTTGTAAAGCTATATGAAGTTGCCATACAACTGGGCGCAATATTAGCCGTGGTTGTGTTGTTCTGGAAAAAATTCTTCAAGTTTTTTGAATGGAGCTTTTATATAAAGCTCGCAATTGCGGTTATTCCGGCACTGGTATTTGGAAAGCTGTTAAACGATTTTATTGATGAAAATTTAGGCAATCCTATCTTTATCGCTATCGTGATGTTCTTTGGTGGTATTGTTCTGTTGTTTGTTGACAAATGGTTTAAGAACCCCGAAATATTCGATGAAAAGGAAGTGAACATCCGTAAAGGATTTTTTATAGGATGTTACCAGGTGCTCGCTATCGTATTCCCGGGTTTAAGCAGGAGTGCGGCTACTATTATTGGCGGTATGCAACAAAAGCTTTCGCGCAAGGCAGCTGCTGAATTTTCCTTTTTTCTTGCCGTACCCACTATGATTGCTGCTACCGGATATAAATTATTATCAGGCTATCAGTTAATAAATGCATCCACAATTAAATTATTACTGATAGGGAATATAGTGGCCTTTATTGTGGCCATAATCGCTATAAAAACATTCATTACTTTTTTAGAGAAACGGGGCTTTCGCTTGTTTGGCTGGTACCGCATTGTATTAGGGGCGCTAATTATAACCTTGTACTTAGCTAAAGTACCGTTGAGTTTTAATTGA